Genomic window (Dasypus novemcinctus isolate mDasNov1 chromosome 10, mDasNov1.1.hap2, whole genome shotgun sequence):
agtggtccacattgtagtccacactctcccccagtccacccagtgggccacgataggacatataacgtccagcatctgtccctgtagcaccacctaggacaactccaaatcctgaaaatgcccccacaccatatcttttctttcctctcccgaCCATGAGCAGCCACCATGGcaccctctccatatcactactacaatttcttcccttactaatcacaatagttccccagcagaacaccagtaattccactctaatccatactctattcctccattttgtggatCTGAGATGGCTAAaccctgtttatttttaaaatcctgggattttgctatttcttcatttttaattttgttccttGTACTTTCATAAGCATACTTAATCCAATATGTCTATGTTTTTGGGGTGTGGGGCAACTATACATTCCTGTTTATATTCACATTGCCACATTGGAAGCTCCCCCAAATATCAATTAATTTTTCCTAAGAAGTCACAGGCACACCTCGctggccatctcccagcccttgccTACCCCTGTCTCTTTTTCTCCTGTGTAAGTATGTCTCCATTCTGCCACCTGGGGAAGATGTTAGATCTAACCAAAGGGCCTAACCTGACCTTGAGCCCAGAGAGTGAGAACTAACATCCTCAGCTGCTAATGAGGGCAGGAAAGCTCAGAGTCAGGGTTCCCTCCACCAGGATTATATAAATGCCTCACTCAAGCAGCatgtatttctctctcctctctgaagGAAAGTGGGATTTGGGGCGCCTCCCTCCACTAACCCTGAGCAGTGGTTTGGTCTCTGTGTTGGTCCAGCCATCACGGATTCTCTTTCCCTGTTCTTCTGAACCCTTTGTGCTGTCAGTCAGTAATAAAGCAgtatttgctgaaagtttctgctatgcctgagcctgtgttcccacaatgcaGTGTAACAACTCACTCCACTATTATGATCTAAAGTTACTCTAAATATTCCTCTCGCTTTATCACCCTATAATTCCCGTAAACTCTACATTACATCACAGCTTTCAACATTTATTTCAGAAGAGTAATATAATTTTCTAATTACTTTCAAGATGAACTTAACACGCTTATAAATGTATATTTCACAACTGCCAACAGTGTGATCAAGCAAATGGGAGGCAGTTTTATGTAGCAATTTCTTGTAGTAGATTAGGGGGCTTATACAAATATAATTTGTGCATTAGAATAATAgtgccttagtttcctagggctttTTTACCAAAGTACCACAAACATAATggttgaaacaacagaaatttattgtcccACAGGTCTGTAGGCTAGAAGTCAGAAGTGGAGGTGTCAGCAGGGCAATGCTTCCTCTGATGTCTGAGGGAAGAGCCAATTCTCTACCTTTCTCTTATCTCTGGTGGAGCTGGCTTGTTGAAAATCCCTGGCATTCTCTCTCTCAGTCATCACATGGTGTTCTCCCTTCCATCTATTTGTCTGTTGcctaatttcctcttttaataagaatatcagtcatattggattataGGTCCACCCTATTCCCGTACAacctcattttaatttgcctaaTTCCATCAGTAATAACCCTATTTCCAAGTAAGTTCACATTCTGTGCTGCTGAGGTTTAGGACTTAATcatatatatgattatatatatcatataataatatatattgtccagGGTCATAATACAATCCGTAACAAATAGCAtctatctttttgtgtattttttaaaaatgttttatgggTTCCACTATGTTTCAGAAATGGCTTAACACCCTTAAAATGGATTAACTTATGTGATCCTCACATCAGTCTTGTTTTTTCCATCAAAAAACTGAGGGatggagaggttaaataacttcaTGGTCATATATCTAAGAATTGGAGATTGAGCATTAAGCTTTGTATTGGGTACTAAGAGTCAACCGTTTTGATAACGATGTAATAGTGTCTTAGATTGAAATTACAGGATAATTGTTTTGGTATGTATGGATTACATTTTCACCAATAATTATCCAGTTACTCTATTTCTCTAAATTGGTTAAATCTGATAAGATATTCTATTCAAATTATTATGCCCTTAGCTACTAGggcaagtttttttgttttttgcactgATTAGTTATGGTCAAACAATTGCAACAGCTTGAATGTAATTATGGTGTAATATGGAAGAtataaatcaaaattaaaattacactTTTTTCCCAGTGTTATGGTCAATTTTCTTGTGCcaccttggctaggttatggtggacagttgtttggtcaaacaagctgACCTAATTGTTCCTGGGAAGGTCTTTCATATATGGATTTGCATATTTAAtaatttgattgcatctatggctgattttaTCCACACTCAACAAAGCAGATTACTCTCAGCAGTGTGAGAATCCTTATCATCCAATAAATTGGAGTTCTTAAGCAAAACTGAAGAGTTCTGAaatctgaaataatttttcttctactTCAGTCAGCTTGTATTTACTGGGGAATATGTACGTGCAACACTTCAGAATCACCTTTTTAAGAATCTCCTGTTTGATACCTGCCTTATGGAATTCAGAGTTGCCAGTTCCTagagtcacatgagccaattccttataataactCAATTTCTGTTTCATTCTGTGGGTTGGAGAATCCTAACTAATACAATCAGCAAAATAtgcttttttaatgaaattattttctttatagtttgaAACAAAATATAGTGCAGAATGCAATCAAAAAATTATCTTAGCATTTTTTGGTTGATAAATATTGTTAACTATGTCtaatatttttctgaaataatCTGCAATGCTCTATTGACCAGGTACAAAATCAGGTCATTAATTTCATTGTtacatatatattgaaaatagTTGCTATGTTCCAGGTGTTGTTGTAAGTATTGGGATTGTGGTTAAACTAATATTTCCTGCTGTCAAGGATTTTACAGTGTAGGTAAGATGTTAGGTGTTAAATAACTTTGAATGGTCATTgtactgaaaaagaaattcaGGGTGGAAAGAAGTTACTTTTAAACTAGCAGCTGATAGGTATGGCAGAATtattcaaaggaagaagaaaaaagtggtaAATGGTGGATTTCTTCAGGCAGAGAAGGAAATGTGCAAAATCTTTGAGTGGGGAAAGAGTAAAATCCAACCATAAGTATCAGTGACCTTTTTTAGAGATAGAGGAAGGTTCACGAATAGTAAGTTCACTGCATGGCTTTGCTTTGTTAAAACATCTAACATTGCTTCAGGCATATCAAGAGAAATCTACTCTGAAAAAAGGTTGTCAGTGGCCTAAAGCTTCACATGGTGATTTGCTCCCTTTTTTCACATTTGCTATATCTCATCCTCCCTTTTACTTATCCATCATCCTTACTGCCATTTCCTCCACTTTCTCTGATAGTCAATGACTCTGAATTCTTCTCTTTGAACCATCATCTTCTCTTATGGAACATATACTTCCCTTACACTTGCCCAGAGAACCAAAACTATTGGTAAATTCTATGAAGTCAACCAACCACAAATGTGtacaagtttttaaaatgagtttcttatattttcttccatcacctTGAAACCATTTCCAGGACTTAATCTTTGTCTTCTTCAAAATGTCTCTCCAAATTACGTCTGAGAAATTGCTTATTCTGACTTTTCAAGAATTTATTCTTCTGCTTATAACCCCCATCCTTCATTTACATTATTGTGATATCAATATATGAATATTAGTTTTCATGATAGTGCAAAATCAACACAACTTAGTCTTTATAATTGAAACAACTTAGCAAAAATATGcattgaaagaaataatggtaagTGCAGtcactaaaagaaaattttaaaaaccttttgtcatataatctaacattttaaaatactatgcCTTGCCCGAGGAACGGGTCTTCATAGAATCAGGAactcttttattcatttacattCTACATCCATTTGGGATTTGCTCAAAATGCAAACCACCAATGGAGTCTAAGCAATGCAGTTGCAACTAAACAACCTTGAAAACATTCTGATGTGgaattccttgaaagaaaaaactCCTCGAATTCAGAAGacatatttctcatttatttaactTCCAACCACTAAGGGGGTTctataaaaaaagaattcttattATATCTATTCAGTAAATATTGCTTTTTGCAGAGAACACCTTGTTTTAATTTTACACTCAAGAATTTCCTTTAAAACACACTCTAtttcttcttatatttgtattataatttataaatcTACTTCATAGCCAAGACATCTTTCTCTCTAAAAAATAACTTGTACACTCCTTCCCGGATCTGCTTGGTCTTGACTCCATAAACAATGGGGTTCAGTGTAGGAGGCAACATCAAGTAGAGATTAGCAATAATGATATGGACATGGTGCGGGATGGTTTTTCCTCCAAAACGGTGTGTAAAAATGGTGAATAAGGCAGGAACATATGTAATGACAATAGCACATATATGGGAGGTACAGGTGCTGAAGGCCTTGTGACGAGCATCTGCAGATGACAGACTCACCACTGCCCGCAAGATCATAGTGTAGGACACGGAGATACAAAAGATGTCAAAGCCCCCAATCAGAAGGGCTGCCAAGAGACCATAGATAGCATTGATTTTGACTGGTCCACAGGACACCTTGGCCACAGACATGTGGTCGCAGTAGGTGTGTGGAATGAAGTTGCCCTGGCAGTAGGGCAGCCGCTTAGTGAGCAATGTGAATGGGGTGATGAGTATCATGCATCTCAGGAAAGTGGCAAACCCAGCCttggcaatgacaggagtggtgAGAATAGTGGGATAGCGTAAGGGGtagcagatggccacatagcggtccaGGGCCATGAGCATGAGCACACCAGACTCCATGCCAGTCAACATGTGGACAAAAAACATCTGAGCCAGGCAGGCATTAAAGTCAATCTCCTTGAGGTTGAACCAGAATATACACAGCATGTTGGGCACAGTGGTGGTgcacaaggtgacatctgtgaagGAGAGCAGGGCCAGGAAATAGTACATGGGCCGGTGCAGAGCCTCCTCATGGTTGATGAGGTAGATGAGCCCACAGTTCCCCACTACAGCAATGAGGTACATGAAGCAGAATGGCAGGGAGATCCAGATGTGTGCATCTTCCAGCCCGGGAACACCATTCAAGATAAAGAATCCTGGGGTCAAGCTGGAGCTGTTGGCCCCACCCATAATGGTTGACAAGAGAGCATATTACTTGCTTTAGAAGTGGTAGTTTCctggaaaagaaaataactctAAGGTGAGTGGAAGACTTTGGAACCTAAATACAAGAAGggactttcctttttaagattatatcctgccataacccacagaatgtactggggaaagagtataaactacaatgtaagctattatTCATGCaatgcagcagcgctccaaaatgtattcaccagatggaatgaatgtgccacaatgatgaaagagtttgttgctGTGGGAGCAGGGGGtgtggtgtggggtgtggggtatatgggaacctcttatatttttttaatgtaacatttttttgtgatctatgtatcttcaaaaaaatacaattaaaataaaaaacaaaacaaaaaactataatcTGTTTTTAGtgtcaatgttccaaaatgtgttcatcaattgaagtgagtgtaacacactaatgaaggatgttgttaatgggtaCAGTGTGtcaagcagggcatatgggaatcttttattttttatgtaatctaaatatctttttaaaaagtaaatacaaatttttaaaaagaaaataaaaaagactgttAAGACCTTTGAAATCATGAATGATGATCAGTCCCTCTAGAGTCAGACTGTCTAGCTGGTTTGCCAATTCCATTTCTTATCAGTGTGTGATAATTGAAAGTTATGTAACCTCTTCATgctttatttctcatgtaaaatgaggataacaatGTCAAGTTATGAAAGCCGTCAGATTTATTTAgtaagataaaatatataaagtgctAAAATTAACTATGCGTAAGACATGGTGATTTCTCAGATAATGTTAGCTGTAATCATTATTACTATTGCTAATATCATTATCAGtctcagtatatatatatatgtctctcTATATATAGCATCCCATGAGACCAAACTTATCTTGTTAATAAGTCAGAATTCAACTAGAGCTGCTCCACTTTATTCTAACTCATGTTCCTTTGTGGAAGTTAGGGTGGAAAAGTAATATGATATTTTGAAAACCCCATCTATATTTGGAGATTGAGAAATGAAGTTTccaatgtaaatgctagttactAATGACTCCAAGAGATTAAAATACAatatctcatttaaaaaataaaataaaattgtgaaaGACACTTTTCTATGGGATAAATTCCAGgaaatgtaatataaataaaattttgcaaCATTCTGGACCACCAACTCCAGGAAACTAAAGAGGTAGACATTGAGACTTCCTTCACAGAGAACTGGTCTCTGTAGGGTGACACTTCTTATGCCTCTATTCTTTAAAAGGTAGCTACAGGGCACAAGGGCCACAAGAGTAGAAGGAAGGGACCAGGATATGGAAATATGAGGAAGAGTAAGAATTCTTGATTCTGTCCACCTGACTTGTACACTAAGACTGATCACCCACCCACGGAAAATGCTCAGGTGCTTCCAAACATCACTACCATATCAGTAAACAATCGACTCACATTCTTAAAGTCAGAAACGAAAAAAACAGTTAAACAACCTCTGAGTTAGTTCCTTCTTCCACCTCCACAATGAATGATTTCTTTCTATACTTTTCTTTCAGATCGTTCTCAAGGATCCATATTAATTCTGCTATTGAGTGAGCTATTTGTAATTAGAATACATTCAAAGGAACGGAAACAAAAGAGCTAATTTTCTACACTCAGAAAATATAACAATAGTATAATTTTATTGTATCTTTGCTTGCTGAGACATGGACATTTGGTTAAATCTTCTTTTCAACACTAACCAAATGTCCTTGTGCAAGACCCCAAACTTTCTTTGTGTATTTGTTATTACTTTTGAAAGGAGTTAATAATAATGGCTTATTCTGAGAAGTCTAAGAACtattaaatgtgaaataattCTTCAACTAATGCCTGGCACCTAAAGTAATCAATACATGTTGTGGTATGTTTTactatgtaccccaatttagatgTGTTCTCAATCTTGTTTTgcattctgtgggtgtgaacccattttaaataggatctcttgatgatgttatttttagttaagttgttgCCTAACTGAATGAGCGTAGGTGTAGAGCTGGATTAATGGAAGCCTTATAAAGATCCAGAAACtgtaagagagagaaaataaacaaaaagagaagtgaagaagaaaggagaggacatcagcATGtgtcatgtgacaggaaagccaaggacctCCAAGGATCACCAGCCACTAGCACCAGAACTCTATAGTCGTTAGGAGGATCGCAAGCCTTGCTGATATTTTAAtgctggacttctggcctctgaagtTATGATCCAGTAAATGCTTTTTGTGATATTTGTGAAAACAGCTATGGCAACTAAGACACATGTTATCTATTATAAAAATTGCCAGATAATTCTCTTAACAGATGTTTACTGATCGTCTTTCACATGCCAGGCATTAGTCTAGATTCTAGGGATAaattgtagggaaaaaaaaaaaaaaaactagtccAGTACTTCTCCACTCTTGGGGAATAACACATCCTTGTGATTTAATCCATATATTAATGCTTATAATGACACTGTAAGAATATCTTATTATCCTCAACTTATAGATGAGACAATGTAAGTTTATGGAGAGTCAATATAATGCCTAAAGCCAGAAAAAGTAAAAACTGGTGGGACCAAGATTCGAATTTCCAATTGTGAATTTCAGAGCCATGTGCTTAATAAATCTGTATCTTTTGTCTTAACTCACGGATCCTCATCAAGAGGAATAGTTGCATAAATTGTGCATAAATACCTTTAAAATATCATAAGACCTGAAGAAAGTAATTTTTaagtgaaagagagagagtttATTCTAATAGGATCTGAGGGATAATAGAGAACTAATGCATGTA
Coding sequences:
- the LOC101418775 gene encoding olfactory receptor 52N2-like; translation: MGGANSSSLTPGFFILNGVPGLEDAHIWISLPFCFMYLIAVVGNCGLIYLINHEEALHRPMYYFLALLSFTDVTLCTTTVPNMLCIFWFNLKEIDFNACLAQMFFVHMLTGMESGVLMLMALDRYVAICYPLRYPTILTTPVIAKAGFATFLRCMILITPFTLLTKRLPYCQGNFIPHTYCDHMSVAKVSCGPVKINAIYGLLAALLIGGFDIFCISVSYTMILRAVVSLSSADARHKAFSTCTSHICAIVITYVPALFTIFTHRFGGKTIPHHVHIIIANLYLMLPPTLNPIVYGVKTKQIREGVYKLFFREKDVLAMK